The following proteins are encoded in a genomic region of Methylobacterium tardum:
- the gmtX gene encoding gamma-mobile-trio protein GmtX: MDEEFHLPQPSPGIKLAEQVPDAFEPEGALAGYPRTLERYREILSRTSSTTKIRQLRNLAWVLLIQASARSQDYRVSTVGNRTAACGGPTAQTIRNANGSDYRALIELFEGEVEKPKALPVPVDKDDALLAAINDTSARNQVRLLLHDCASLRNQVNLLKNQIAREAPPIPTVLSTSAQGLPATAAGMTKMSRSRRDAIEHFVSEANMTTKKWRTNEHGALVDAFDIEIARPGFAEALRQVLSHTS, from the coding sequence ATGGACGAAGAGTTCCACCTGCCGCAGCCTTCCCCGGGGATCAAGCTGGCCGAGCAAGTCCCAGACGCCTTCGAGCCCGAAGGTGCCCTCGCCGGCTACCCGCGAACCCTGGAGCGTTACCGCGAGATCCTCTCGCGCACGTCGAGCACCACCAAGATCCGCCAACTCAGAAACCTCGCCTGGGTGCTCCTCATCCAAGCGAGCGCTCGATCTCAGGACTACCGCGTCTCGACGGTTGGCAACCGCACGGCGGCTTGCGGCGGTCCGACCGCTCAGACCATCAGGAACGCCAACGGTTCTGATTACCGAGCGCTCATCGAACTATTCGAGGGAGAGGTCGAGAAACCGAAGGCTCTGCCGGTGCCCGTCGACAAGGATGATGCTCTCCTAGCAGCCATAAACGATACGTCGGCACGAAATCAGGTTCGGCTGCTCCTCCATGACTGCGCGAGCCTCCGGAATCAGGTGAACCTTCTCAAGAACCAGATCGCGCGGGAGGCACCTCCTATCCCGACGGTGCTCAGCACGTCGGCACAGGGGCTACCTGCGACCGCGGCGGGGATGACGAAGATGTCGAGGTCGCGCCGCGATGCCATTGAGCACTTCGTCAGCGAGGCAAATATGACTACAAAGAAATGGCGTACGAACGAGCATGGTGCGTTGGTCGATGCGTTTGACATCGAGATTGCTCGCCCAGGCTTCGCCGAGGCTCTTCGTCAGGTCTTGTCCCACACTAGCTAG
- a CDS encoding ATP-binding domain-containing protein, which translates to MSFGRDRLVDLALGYAVTAHRAQGSQARRVVIPLSDSTWVDPTWIYTALTRAEEQAVFVGSPGDLAAALGRMPAYERRISNLRIDLEQAPMSSAA; encoded by the coding sequence ATGTCGTTCGGTCGTGACCGGCTCGTTGACCTGGCGCTCGGTTATGCGGTCACCGCACATCGAGCACAGGGCAGCCAAGCGCGCCGTGTCGTGATCCCCCTCAGTGACAGCACCTGGGTCGATCCGACTTGGATCTATACGGCGCTCACCCGTGCAGAGGAACAGGCCGTATTCGTCGGCTCGCCGGGGGATCTGGCGGCGGCCCTGGGCCGCATGCCTGCCTACGAGAGGAGGATCAGCAATCTGCGCATCGACCTTGAGCAAGCTCCGATGAGTTCTGCAGCCTAG
- a CDS encoding ATP-dependent DNA helicase, with protein sequence MPQDGARHGGSGPGHGACSSGARPELGGLDCGRKATAPGAARRRLQSLRERPKLLVGGGGTGKTSTCRAIVEAWEGLGGRVEMAALSGKAALRLTEGTGRLGRNCRPALTIHRLLLGLRKRRDGATHWLTPGVKPDAASELPLLDVRTLLVLDEASMIGLGEMHQILEAMPAGCRLLLVGDPFQLPPVSFGVCFHRLVEVERITARLTTIHRQSEASGIPAVAASVRARSMPDLLRFAGAAPGVFMLPCAREDVDAAVEEVIKTLDPEGTFAELLVVAALNERGSGSVLSLNTRCHDAHVKRTQAQGVRGWLGQRFAAGEPVVHLRNDYQRGLRNGSMGRIIAVGRGWSRPDGTVRGDRPGHVVRS encoded by the coding sequence ATTCCGCAGGATGGCGCACGACATGGAGGCTCGGGGCCCGGTCATGGTGCCTGCTCCAGCGGCGCTAGACCTGAGCTTGGCGGCCTCGACTGCGGGAGGAAGGCCACTGCACCCGGAGCAGCGCGACGCCGCCTGCAAAGTCTTAGGGAACGCCCTAAGCTGCTGGTTGGTGGTGGTGGAACCGGCAAGACGAGCACCTGCCGCGCCATTGTCGAGGCGTGGGAGGGGCTCGGCGGCCGCGTCGAGATGGCCGCGTTATCCGGCAAGGCAGCCCTGCGGCTGACCGAGGGGACCGGACGCTTGGGGAGGAACTGCCGGCCGGCCCTCACAATCCATCGCCTCCTGCTCGGGCTTCGCAAGAGGCGGGACGGCGCGACCCACTGGTTGACGCCTGGAGTCAAGCCTGACGCCGCCTCGGAGTTGCCCCTGCTCGATGTGCGCACGTTGCTCGTCCTCGACGAGGCATCAATGATCGGCCTGGGCGAGATGCACCAGATCCTCGAAGCCATGCCGGCGGGCTGCCGGCTGCTCCTCGTTGGCGACCCGTTCCAGCTGCCACCGGTCAGCTTCGGGGTGTGCTTCCACCGTCTGGTCGAGGTCGAACGGATCACGGCGAGGCTGACGACTATACACCGCCAATCGGAAGCGTCGGGCATTCCGGCAGTAGCCGCCTCCGTGAGGGCCCGAAGCATGCCTGACTTGCTGCGGTTTGCGGGAGCGGCACCGGGCGTCTTCATGCTCCCCTGCGCGAGAGAGGATGTCGACGCGGCGGTGGAGGAGGTTATCAAGACCCTGGACCCGGAGGGCACCTTCGCGGAGCTGTTAGTCGTGGCCGCGCTGAACGAGCGAGGGAGCGGCTCCGTGCTGAGCCTGAACACGCGCTGCCATGACGCGCACGTCAAGCGCACCCAGGCGCAGGGCGTCAGAGGCTGGCTAGGCCAGCGGTTCGCCGCTGGCGAGCCGGTCGTGCACCTACGGAATGATTACCAGCGGGGCCTCCGCAATGGTTCCATGGGAAGGATCATCGCCGTCGGACGAGGATGGTCAAGGCCTGACGGCACGGTTCGAGGGGATCGACCGGGACATGTCGTTCGGTCGTGA